The Erpetoichthys calabaricus chromosome 13, fErpCal1.3, whole genome shotgun sequence genome has a window encoding:
- the LOC114663865 gene encoding calmodulin-like, translating to MADQLTPEQIAEFKEAFSMFDKDGDGTITTQELGTIMKSLGQAPTDQELKDMISEVDADGSGSIDFNEFLTMMAKKMKDTDTEEEIREAFKVFDKDGDGSISAAELRQVMKNLGEKLTDEEIDAMIREADVDGDGQVNYEEFVQMMISK from the coding sequence ATGGCTGACCAGCTGACCCCAGAACAGATTGCTGAATTCAAGGAGGCTTTCTCCATGTTTGATAAAGATGGTGATGGTACCATTACAACTCAAGAGTTGGGCACTATCATGAAATCCCTGGGCCAGGCCCCAACTGACCAAGAGTTGAAAGACATGATCAGCGAAGTGGATGCAGATGGGAGTGGATCGATTGATTTCAACGAATTCTTAACCATGATGGCTAAGAAAATGAAAGACACCGACACTGAAGAAGAAATTCGTGAAGCCTTCAAGGTTTTTGACAAGGATGGTGATGGGTCCATCAGTGCAGCAGAACTGCGTCAGGTCATGAAAAACCTGGGGGAGAAATTAACAGACGAAGAAATTGATGCAATGATCAGAGAGGCTGACGTAGATGGAGACGGACAGGTCAATTACGAAGAATTTGTGCAAATGATGATTTCGAAGTGA